The Oreochromis niloticus isolate F11D_XX linkage group LG2, O_niloticus_UMD_NMBU, whole genome shotgun sequence genome includes a region encoding these proteins:
- the abca1b gene encoding phospholipid-transporting ATPase ABCA1b isoform X1: MLLSEGRGGDRESRTEQLTASHTERAAADDHSGGAATAAAGMSVTTQLGLLLWKNFTYRRRQTLQLLAEIVWPLLIFFILISVRLNYPPYEQHECHFPNKAMPSAGTLPWLQGILCNANNPCFRHPTPGESPGIVGNFNDSIISRLFSDAKKILLYSQNDKNLEGFKELARALQVLQSSRSGFKLKHFLRDNETLSSFLLRNASFPEHSVQQITEAGINLEKVLLGGFGVHLRDMCPSKGGKQSLEEFVTISDLQVSAMVQEKICQTSPTWLNHAEEHFLDNVDFLKPIRRDVRADPEAVQQVARATDNLLDSLGSLAVELASMKSWIDLRNEIVFLTQNATSSPSTMYQAVSRIVCGHPEGGGLQIKSLNWYEDSNYKALFGNYNSSEDETASLYDNSSTPYCNSLVKNMDSNPMSRMIWQALKPLLLGKILYTPHTPATQKIIHEVNRTFQELGVFRELGGMWEEIRPKVWDFMENSEQMNVIRTLLKNNITARVFRAQLADTDWTVEDISNFLSKQADDQQPPGSTLTWRDVFNETDQAIMSISHFMECVNLDKLEPVSNEERMVNLSMKLLEDRKFWAGIVFLDVPSNATELPPKLNYKIRMDIDNVERTNKIKDAYWDPGPRADPFEDMRYIWGGFSYLQDVIEQGIIRAMTGTKEKTGVYIQQMPYPCYVDDIFLRVMSRSMPLFMTLAWMYSVAIILKSVVYEKEARLKETMRIMGLDNGILWFSWFISSLIPLLISAGLLVLLLKMGNLLPYSDPGVIFLFLGSFGVVTIMQCFLLSTAFARANLAAACGGIIYFTLYLPYVLCVAWEEYIGFGTKVFASLLSPVAFGFGCEYFALFEEQGVGIQWKNLVSSPLEEDDFSLRTAIIIMYFDSFLYGVLTWYLEAVFPGQYGIPRPWYFPFTKSYWFGEKDGKSTKLPLNRKGNPGAVCMEEEPTHLEPGVYIENLVKVYRHGKKLAVDGLTLGFYEGQITSFLGHNGAGKTTTMSILTGLFPPTSGTAYILGRDIRTELSAIRQSLGVCPQHNVLFSMLTVEEHIWFYARLKGLPEERVKGEIEQILQDTGLPHKRNCRTSTLSGGMQRKLSVALAFVGGSKVVILDEPTAGVDPYARRGIWDLLLKYRQGRTIILSTHHMDEADILGDRIAIISHGKLCCVGSSLYLKNQLGTGYYLTLVKKNQEPSLSSCRNSASTVSFTKKEEECGSVSSSDAGLGSEHESEAATIENGPAASICNIPFVPPDVSLVSALILRHVPDARLVEDLGHELTYVLPYSAAKDGAFVELFKDLDTKLSDLGISSYGVSDTTLEEIFLKVAEDNGVDTEVTSDGTFPVQRRRRTHAFGGGDPQSCLRPLTDDDNDDCNDSEDQECKETDWLNCTDGKGSYQVTGWTLRRQQFVALMWKRFLYARRSRKGFFAQIVLPAVFVCIALVFSLIVPPFGVYPSLELQPWMYQEQVTFISDDAPGDANMQKLLDALLNVPGFGTRCMDGYTIPEAPCTMGDEDWYTPEVPESVLELFSSRNWTMDDPSPACMCSCDGKKKMLPDCPAGAGGLPPPEMNLSDTDILQNLTGRNISDYLVKTYAQIIGKSLKNKVWVNEFRYGGFSLGARSTQVLPPANEIDDAIERVRKIFELQKGAAADRFLDTLSGFINGLDTKNNVKIWFNNKGWHSIGAFINVMNNAILRANLPQGRDASKYGISAFNHPLNLTKEQLSQVALVTTSVDVLVSICVIFAMSFVPASFVVFLIQERVSKAKHMHFISGVHPLLYWTANFIWDMCNYVVPATLVILIFICFQQKAYVSSTNLPTLALLLLLYGWSITPLMYPASFFFKIPSTAYVVLTSVNILIGINGSISTFVMELFGNNEIGGINDILKNVLLIFPHFCLGRGLIDMVKNQAMADALERFGENRFRSPLEWDMVGKNLLAMAVEGVVFFFITVLIQYRFCIKPKPVSKLTKLAPLGEEDEDVARERQRIVHGLGQGDILELRQLTKVFKRKEKPAVDRLCVGIPPGECFGLLGVNGAGKTTTFKMLTGDTIVTRGEAFLAGKSILREIDEVHRNMGYCPQFDAINELLTGREHLELYAILRGVPEKEVCDVAEWGIRKLSLVKYADKAAGSYSGGNMRKLSTSMALIGAPPVVFLDEPTTGMDPKARRALWNCIHSVIKEGRSVVLTSHSMEECEALCTRMAIMVNGRFRCLGSVQHLKNRFGDGYTIILRVAGPNPDLLPVMKFIESELSGSTLKEKHRNMLQYQLPSSLTSLAHIFSILAKNKETLRIEDYSVTQTTLDQVFVNFAKDQSDDYHSKDNSVRRKDVVVINLPALSSTSGASHDGGGVSESVM; encoded by the exons ATGCTGCTGAGTGAAGGCAGAGGAGGAGACAGGGAGTCCCGGACCGAGCAACTGACTGCTAGCCACACAG AGCGAGCGGCAGCTGACGATCATTCCGGCGGAGCAGCGACGGCGGCAGCAGGCATGTCTGTCACTACACAGCTGGGTCTGCTGCTGTGGAAGAACTTCACCTACAGACGACGACAGACg ctccAGCTCCTGGCAGAGATCGTCTGGCCCCTCCTCATCTTCTTCATCCTCATCTCTGTGCGGCTGAACTATCCTCCCTACGAGCAGCATGAGT GTCATTTTCCAAACAAGGCTATGCCATCAGCCGGGACGCTGCCCTGGCTTCAGGGAATCCTCTGCAACGCCAACAACCCCTGCTTCAGACATCCGACTCCGGGCGAGTCTCCAGGCATCGTCGGGAACTTCAACGACTCCAT aatTTCTCGCCTTTTCTCGGATGCCAAGAAGATCCTCCTGTACAGTCAGAATGATAAAAACCTTGAGGGCTTCAAGGAGCTGGCTCGAGCCTTGCAGGTGCTGCAGTCCAGCCGCTCAG GCTTCAAGTTGAAGCATTTCCTGCGAGACAATGAGACTCTGTCAAGTTTTCTGTTGAGGAACGCCTCCTTCCCCGAACACAGCGTCCAGCAGATCACGGAGGCCGGCATCAACCTGGAGAAG GTCCTCCTCGGGGGGTTTGGGGTCCACCTGAGGGACATGTGTCCCAGCAAGGGGGGCAAGCAGAGCCTGGAGGAATTTGTGACGATCTCGGACCTACAGGTGTCAGCGATGGTGCAAGAAAAGATCTGCCAGACTTCGCCCACCTGGCTCAACCACGCCGAGGAGCACTTTCTGGACAACGTGGACTTCCTCAAACCCATCCGG AGGGACGTCAGGGCTGACCCCGAGGCCGTCCAACAGGTCGCCAGGGCAACCGACAACCTGCTGGATAGTCTTGGTTCACTGGCAGTTGAG TTGGCCAGTATGAAGAGCTGGATCGATCTGAGGAACGAGATAGTCTTCCTGACGCAGAACGCCACGTCGTCGCCCAGCACCATGTACCAGGCCGTCTCCCGGATCGTGTGCGGTCACCCCGAAGGCGGCGGTCTGCAGATCAAATCCCTCAACTGGTACGAAGACAGCAACTACAAGGCTCTCTTTGGAAACTACAACAGCAGCGAGGACGAGACGGCGTCGCTCTACGACAACTCCTCCA CTCCGTACTGTAACAGCCTGGTGAAGAACATGGACTCAAACCCCATGTCCAGGATGATCTGGCAAGCCCTGAAGCCCCTGCTGTTAGGGAAGATCCTGTACACCCCCCACACGCCCGCCACGCAGAAGATCATCCACGAG GTGAATCGGACCTTCCAGGAGCTCGGTGTGTTTAGGGAGCTGGGGGGGATGTGGGAGGAGATAAGACCCAAAGTCTGGGACTTCATGGAGAACAGCGAGCAGATGAACGTGATCAGG ACTCTGCTAAAGAACAACATCACCGCCAGAGTCTTTCGCGCTCAGCTTGCTGACACGGATTGGACCGTAGAGGACATCTCCAACTTCCTGTCCAAGCAGGCAGATGACCAGCAGCCACCAGGCAGCACCCTCACCTGGAGGGATGTGTTCAACGAGACCGATCAGGCCATCATGAGCATCTCCCACTTCATGGAG TGTGTGAATCTGGACAAACTGGAGCCGGTCTCCAATGAGGAGAGAATGGTGAACCTGTCCATGAAGCTACTGGAAGACAGGAAGTTCTGGGCAGGGATTGTGTTTCTGGATGTCCCCTCCAACGCCACAGAGCTACCTCCCAAACTCAACTACAAGATCCGCATGGACATCGACAACGTGGAGCGGACCAATAAGATCAAAGACGC ATACTGGGATCCGGGTCCTCGTGCCGACCCGTTTGAGGACATGCGTTACATCTGGGGTGGGTTCTCGTACCTTCAGGACGTTATTGAGCAAGGCATCATCAGAGCGATGACGGGCACCAAGGAGAAGACGGGAGTTTACATCCAGCAGATGCCGTACCCATGTTACGTAGATGACAT TTTCCTGCGGGTGATGAGCCGCTCCATGCCTCTCTTCATGACTCTTGCCTGGATGTACTCAGTGGCCATCATCCTGAAGAGCGTGGTGTATGAGAAGGAGGCCCGACTGAAGGAAACTATGAGGATCATGGGTCTCGATAACGGCATCCTGTGGTTCAGCTGGTTCATCAGCAGCCTGATTCCTCTGCTGATCAGCGCTGGGCTGCTAGTGTTGCTGCTCAAG ATGGGAAACCTCCTGCCCTATAGCGACCCCGGCGTCATCTTCCTCTTCCTGGGGTCCTTCGGCGTGGTGACCATCATGCAGTGCTTCCTGCTCAGCACGGCATTCGCCCGCGCCAACCTCGCCGCCGCCTGCGGAGGAATCATCTACTTCACCCTCTACTTGCCGTACGTGCTCTGCGTCGCCTGGGAGGAGTACATCGGCTTCGGGACGAAAGTCTTCGCT AGCCTTCTGTCCCCTGTGGCATTTGGATTCGGCTGCGAGTACTTCGCCCTGTTCGAGGAGCAGGGAGTCGGTATCCAGTGGAAGAACCTGGTGTCCAGCCCACTGGAGGAGGATGACTTCAGCCTCCGCACCGCCATCATCATCATGTACTTTGACTCCTTCCTGTACGGAGTCCTGACCTGGTACCTCGAAGCCGTGTTTCCAG GTCAGTATGGGATCCCTCGGCCGTGGTACTTCCCCTTCACTAAGTCCTATTGGTTTGGAGAAAAGGACGGAAAGTCCACCAAACTCCCTCTGAATCGGAAAGGAAACCCCGGAG CGGTGTGCATGGAGGAGGAGCCGACTCACCTGGAGCCCGGAGTCTACATTGAGAACCTGGTGAAAGTTTACCGTCATGGTAAGAAGCTGGCGGTGGATGGACTGACGCTCGGCTTCTACGAGGGACAAATCACCTCCTTCCTGGGACACAACGGAGCCGGAAAAACCACCACCAT GTCCATCCTTACTGGCCTCTTCCCACCCACCTCTGGCACTGCCTACATCCTAGGCAGAGACATCCGGACGGAGCTGAGCGCCATTAGGCAAAGTCTGGGAGTCTGTCCACAGCACAACGTCCTCTTCAGCAT GCTTACGGTGGAGGAGCACATCTGGTTCTACGCACGGCTCAAAGGCCTGCCAGAGGAACGCGTGAAAGGTGAGATCGAGCAGATCCTGCAGGACACAGGGCTGCCACACAAACGCAACTGCAGGACCAGCACTCTGTCTGGGGGCATGCAGAGGAAGCTGTCCGTGGCTCTGGCCTTCGTTGGGGGGTCAAAGGTTGTCATCCTGGACGAGCCTACAGCCGGCGTGGACCCTTATGCCCGCAGAGGAATCTGGGACCTGTTGCTGAAGTACCGCCAGG GCCGGACCATCATCCTGTCCACTCACCACATGGATGAGGCGGACATCCTTGGTGACCGCATCGCCATCATCAGCCACGGGAAGCTGTGCTGCGTAGGCTCGTCTCTGTACCTGAAGAACCAGCTGGGGACTGGCTACTACCTGACACTGGTGAAAAAGAACCAAGAGCCATCACTCAGCTCCTGCAGGAACTCGGCCAGTACCGTCTCCTTCACCAAGAAG GAGGAGGAGTGCGGCTCAGTCAGCAGCAGCGACGCAGGACTCGGCAGCGAACATGAAAGTGAGGCCGCTACCATCG AAAATGGCCCAGCGGCGTCCATCTGCAATATCCCCTTTGTACCCCCGGACGTGTCTCTGGTTTCTGCCTTGATTCTGCGTCACGTCCCTGACGCCCGCCTGGTGGAGGACCTGGGACACGAGCTGACCTACGTCCTGCCGTACAGCGCTGCTAAAGACGGAGCTTTTGTGGAGCTCTTCAAAGACCTGGACACAAAGCTTTCCGACCTCGGCATTTCCAGCTATGGAGTGTCTGACACCACACTGGAGGAG ATTTTCCTGAAAGTGGCTGAAGACAACGGAGTCGACACTGAAGTGACCTCAG ATGGGACATTTCCTGTCCAGAGGCGGAGGAGGACTCATGCTTTCGGTGGAGGAGACCCTCAGAGCTGCTTAAGACCGTTAACAGATGATGACAATGATGACTGTAATGATTCTGAAGACCAAg AGTGCAAAGAAACCGACTGGCTGAACTGTACTGATGGCAAAGGCTCATATCAGGTGACAGGCTGGACTTTGAGGAGGCAGCAGTTTGTGGCTCTGATGTGGAAGCGGTTTCTGTATGCCCGGCGCTCCAGGAAGGGCTTCTTCGCTCAG ATCGTCCTCCCGGCCGTGTTCGTCTGCATCGCTCTGGTCTTCAGTCTCATCGTGCCGCCGTTTGGAGTTTATCCCAGTTTGGAGCTGCAGCCGTGGATGTACCAGGAACAAGTGACCTTCATCAG TGATGATGCTCCTGGAGATGCCAACATGCAGAAGCTTTTAGATGCGCTGCTGAATGTTCCAGGATTTGGCACTCGCTGCATGGATGGATACACAATTCC AGAGGCACCCTGTACGATGGGCGATGAGGACTGGTACACTCCTGAAGTTCCTGAAAGCGTCCTGGAGCTCTTTAGCTCCAGAAACTGGACCATGGACGATCCCTCTCCAGCCTGCATGTGCAGCtgtgatggcaagaagaagatGCTGCCAGACTGCCCGGCTGGAGCCGGAGGTCTGCCCCCACCTGAG ATGAACCTGAGCGACACAGACATCCTGCAGAACCTCACTGGGAGAAACATCTCCGACTACCTGGTGAAGACTTACGCTCAGATCATTGGCAAGAG ccTGAAGAACAAAGTCTGGGTGAATGAATTCAG GTACGGAGGCTTCTCATTGGGTGCCAGGAGCACTCAAGTGCTCCCTCCGGCTAACGAGATCGATGACGCCATAGAGAGAGTCCGAAAGATCTTTGAGTTACAGAAG GGAGCCGCTGCAGATCGATTCCTGGACACTCTGTCTGGCTTCATCAACGGTCTCGACACAAAGAACAACGTCAAG ATCTGGTTTAACAACAAAGGCTGGCACAGCATCGGCGCCTTCATCAACGTGATGAACAACGCCATCCTTAGGGCAAACCTGCCTCAGGGAAGAGACGCCAGCAAGTACGGCATCAGCGCCTTCAACCACCCGCTGAACTTGACCAAGGAGCAGCTGTCCCAGGTCGCTCT GGTGACGACCTCCGTGGACGTCCTGGTGTCTATCTGCGTCATCTTCGCCATGTCCTTCGTGCCTGCGAGCTTCGTGGTCTTCCTCATCCAGGAGCGGGTCAGCAAAGCCAAACACATGCATTTCATCAGTGGCGTCCATCCGCTGCTCTACTGGACCGCCAACTTCATATGGGACATG TGTAACTACGTCGTCCCGGCAACACTCGtcatcctcatcttcatctGCTTCCAACAAAAAGCCTACGTGTCATCCACCAATCTGCCGACCCTcgccctgctgctgctgctctacGG ctgGTCAATCACGCCGCTCATGTACCCGGCTTCCTTCTTCTTCAAGATCCCCAGCACGGCGTACGTCGTCCTCACCAGCGTCAACATCCTCATCGGCATCAACGGCAGCATCTCCACCTTCGTCATGGAGCTGTTCGGAAACAAC GAAATCGGAGGAATCAACGACATCCTGAAGAACGTCCTCCTCATCTTCCCTCATTTCTGTCTCGGCCGAGGTCTCATCGACATGGTGAAGAACCAGGCGATGGCCGATGCCCTCGAGAGATTCG GTGAGAACAGGTTCCGCTCTCCTCTGGAGTGGGACATGGTGGGAAAAAACCTGCTTGCCATGGCTGTGGAGGGAGTTGTCTTCTTTTTCATCACTGTCCTCATTCAGTACAGGTTTTGCATCAAACCCAA gccgGTCAGTAAGCTCACCAAACTGGCACCTCTGGGTGAGGAGGATGAGGACGTGGCCCGAGAGAGACAGCGGATTGTCCACGGCCTCGGACAAGGAGACATCCTGGAACTTCGGCAGCTGACGAAG GTGTTTAAGAGGAAGGAGAAGCCGGCGGTGGATCGACTGTGTGTCGGGATTCCTCCCGGAGAG TGTTTCGGCCTCCTCGGTGTGAACGGAGCCGGAAAGACGACCACCTTCAAGATGCTGACGGGAGACACCATAGTGACCAGAGGAGAGGCTTTCCTGGCTGGGAAGAG CATCCTGCGGGAGATCGACGAGGTGCATCGAAACATGGGTTACTGTCCTCAGTTTGACGCCATCAACGAGCTGCTGACAGGAAGAGAGCACCTGGAGCTGTACGCCATCCTCAGAGGGGTGCCTGAGAAGGAAGTGTGTGAc GTAGCAGAGTGGGGTATCAGGAAGCTGAGTCTGGTCAAGTATGCAGATAAAGCAGCTGGAAGCTACAGCGGAGGAAACATGAGGAAGCTGTCCACATCCATGGCTCTGATCGGAGCGCCCCCTGTAGTGTTTCTG GACGAGCCGACCACGGGTATGGACCCCAAGGCCCGCCGAGCCCTCTGGAACTGCATCCACAGCGTCATCAAAGAGGGCCGCTCCGTCGTCCTCACCTCACACAG CATGGAGGAATGTGAGGCTCTGTGCACGAGGATGGCGATCATGGTGAACGGCAGGTTCAGATGTCTCGGCAGCGTCCAGCACCTGAAGAACAG GTTTGGCGACGGGTACACCATCATCCTGCGGGTGGCGGGGCCGAACCCCGACCTGCTGCCCGTCATGAAGTTCATTGAAAGCGAGCTGAGCGGCAGCACGCTGAAGGAGAAGCACCGGAACATGCTGCAGTACCAGCTTCCGTCCTCGCTCACCTCGCTCGCTCACATCTTCTCCATCTTAGCCAAAAATAAAGAGACGCTGAGGATCGAGGACTACTCCGTCACTCAGACCACGCTGGACCAG GTGTTTGTAAACTTCGCGAAGGACCAGAGTGACGACTATCACTCCAAAGACAACTCTGTGAGGCGGAAGGACGTCGTCGTCATCAACCTCCCGGCACTGAGCTCGACCAGCGGAGCCTCGCATGACGGTGGCGGGGTGTCGGAGAGCGTCATGTGA